The following proteins are encoded in a genomic region of Takifugu rubripes chromosome 9, fTakRub1.2, whole genome shotgun sequence:
- the LOC105416929 gene encoding protein FAM180B isoform X1, producing the protein MLMKTELNVYFLATLFLFQQMLQVLSTRHVAARPTVTWGKQSDAKLMFEILLGGLELDQDNNVLLLDQELASMRSGRAFLSQINDNIPRTPSSMMQMASMLHSQRSRSLPPPQFDRVVLSLVYSALQGQQQDGEERQAWGEVLLQLANVTVHELRGSYLFSYA; encoded by the exons ATGCTCATGAAAACAGAACTAAATGTTTACTTTCTGGCCACTCTCTTTCTGTTTCAGCAAATGCTGCAGG tattaTCTACTAGACATGTGGCTGCAAGACCAACTGTGACTTGGGGAAAACAATCTGACGcaaagctgatgtttgag ATCTTGCTGGGAGGGTTAGAGCTGGACCAGGACAACAACGTCCTTCTGCTTGATCAGGAGCTGGCATCCATGCGGTCGGGGCGGGCTTTCCTGTCCCAGATCAACGATAACATACCAAGAACTCCGAGCTCCATGATGCAGATGGCGAGCATGCTGCACAGTCAGAGGAGCAGGtcgctgcctcctcctcagtTCGACCGTGTTGTCCTGAGTTTGGTTTACTCAGCCCTGCAGGGCCAGCAACAGGACGGAGAGGAGCGGCAGGCCTGGGgtgaggtgctgctgcagctggccaaCGTCACGGTCCATGAGCTGCGTGGAAGTTATCTCTTCAGCTACGCATGA
- the LOC105416929 gene encoding protein FAM180B isoform X2 produces the protein MFEILLGGLELDQDNNVLLLDQELASMRSGRAFLSQINDNIPRTPSSMMQMASMLHSQRSRSLPPPQFDRVVLSLVYSALQGQQQDGEERQAWGEVLLQLANVTVHELRGSYLFSYA, from the exons atgtttgag ATCTTGCTGGGAGGGTTAGAGCTGGACCAGGACAACAACGTCCTTCTGCTTGATCAGGAGCTGGCATCCATGCGGTCGGGGCGGGCTTTCCTGTCCCAGATCAACGATAACATACCAAGAACTCCGAGCTCCATGATGCAGATGGCGAGCATGCTGCACAGTCAGAGGAGCAGGtcgctgcctcctcctcagtTCGACCGTGTTGTCCTGAGTTTGGTTTACTCAGCCCTGCAGGGCCAGCAACAGGACGGAGAGGAGCGGCAGGCCTGGGgtgaggtgctgctgcagctggccaaCGTCACGGTCCATGAGCTGCGTGGAAGTTATCTCTTCAGCTACGCATGA
- the kbtbd4 gene encoding kelch repeat and BTB domain-containing protein 4 — protein MDSTEERGLSVGGSVGEENYFLGYTFTDRSHSSRVVKSIMDLCLEGGLFADVTITVDGKEFHLHRLVLSAQSSFFRSMFTSNLKECHNRTIELKDVSATVFQLLVDYIYHGTIKLRVEELQDTYEMADMYQLTALFEECSRFLSRTVEVKNCLQVMWLADRHSDQELYTAAKHCAKIHLAQLHQTEEFLNLPLCLLLDIIKDGVPTSQNPTVAIESWINHNKVEREEFSSILQENLKEIGENVHIYLIGKEETRTHSLAVSLHCDEDDAISVSGQNSLCHQITAACKHGGDLYVVGGSIPRRMWKCNMHTMDWERCAPLPRDRLHHTMVSVSSEDAIYSLGGKTLQDTLSNAVIYYTVKDNMWTETSQLDTAVSGAAGVNLGGTIYLLGGEENDMDFFTKPSRLIQCFDTASQKCQIKPYMLPFAGCMHAAVHMDVIFIVAEGDSLVCYNPLLESFTRLRFPEVWSCVPSLWKVASCNGCIYVFRDKCKKGDANTLKFNPATSVVSVIRGIKILLTNWQFVLA, from the exons ATGGATTCCACTGAGGAGCGGGGTCTCAGTGTTGGGGGCTCTGTGGGCGAGGAAAACTACTTTCTGGGCTACACTTTCACTGACCGTTCCCACTCCAGCCGTGTGGTGAAGAGCATCATGGACCTCTGCCTGGAGGGTGGATTGTTCGCTGATGTCACCATCACAGTGGACGGCAAAGAGTTTCATCTCCACCGGCTGGTGCTCTCGGCCCAGAGCAGTTTTTTCCGCTCCATGTTCACGTCCAACCTGAAAGAGTGCCACAACCGCACCATTGAGCTGAAGGATGTCAGCGCCACTGTCTTCCAGCTTCTGGTGGACTACATCTACCACGGTACGATTAAACTccgggtggaggagctgcaagACACCTACGAGATGGCAGATATGTACCAGCTGACCGCACTGTTCGAGGAATGCTCACGCTTCCTCTCACGGACCGTAGAGGTCAAAAACTGCCTGCAG GTGATGtggctggcagacagacacagtGACCAGGAGTTGTACACTGCAGCCAAACACTGTGCTAAGATCCACTTGGCCCAGCTACATCAGACAGAAGAATTCCTGAATTTGCCCCTCTGCCTGCTATTAGACATAATCAAAG ATGGTGTTCCGACCTCCCAGAATCCAACAGTAGCCATAGAGTCGTGGATAAATCACAACAAGGTGGAAAGAGAAGAGTTTTCTTCCATTCTCCAAGAAAACCTCAAG GAGATTGGTGAGAACGTTCACATCTACCTGATCGGTAAAGAAGAGACGCGGACCCACTCCCTGGCCGTGTCCCTCCACTGTGACGAGGACGACGCGATCAGCGTGAGCGGCCAGAACAGTTTGTGCCATCAGATCACTGCAGCCTGTAAACATGGCGGGGACCTGTACGTTGTGGGGGGGTCCATCCCCCGCCGCATGTGGAAATGCAACATGCACACCATGGACTGGGAGCGCTGCGCCCCGCTGCCCAGAGACCGCCTCCACCACACCAtggtctctgtctcctctgaggATGCCATTTACTCTCTAGGGGGGAAAACGCTGCAGGACACGCTCTCTAACGCCGTCATTTACTACACAGTGAAGGACAACATGTGGACAGAGACCAGCCAGCTGGACACGGCTGTGTCCGGGGCCGCAGGCGTTAACCTGGGAGGCACCATCTATCTcctgggaggagaagaaaacgaCATGGACTTTTTCACCAAACCGTCTCGACTGATTCAGTGCTTTGACACTGCTTCCCAGAAGTGCCAAATCAAGCCGTATATGCTGCCGTTCGCCGGCTGCATGCACGCTGCCGTGCACATGGACGTGATCTTTATCGTGGCAGAGGGAGACTCCCTGGTGTGCTACAACCCTCTGCTGGAGAGCTTCACCCGCTTGCGCTTCCCTGAGGTGTGGAGCTGCGTTCCTTCTCTGTGGAAGGTGGCCAGCTGTAACGGCTGCATTTACGTCTTCAGGGACAAATGCAAGAAAGGCGACGCAAACACGTTAAAGTTTAACCCGGCCACATCGGTGGTGTCGGTTATCAGAGGCATAAAAATCCTCCTCACAAACTGGCAGTTTGTTTTGGCCTAA
- the rapsn gene encoding 43 kDa receptor-associated protein of the synapse, which yields MSVFMRLLAPEMGQDQTKQQIEKGLRLYQSNQTDKALHVWTKVLEKTSDPGGKFRVLGCLITAHSEMGKYKDMLKFALDQIDTAREMEDPDYLTEGYLNLARSNEKLCDFQKTVSYCKTCLNMQGTTVSLQLNGQVCLSMGNAFLGLSVFQKALESYEKALRYAHNNDDKMLECRVCCSLGNMYVTLKDYEKALFFPCKAAELVNDYGKGWSLKYRAMSQYHMSVAYRKLERLPDAMECCEESMKIALQHGDRPLQALCLLNFADIHRCRHDVDKAFPRYESALAIMTEIGNRLGQTQVYLGVAKCWLLQKEYDKALESLQRAQELADGIGNKLCTLKVHCLSEGIYRSQGQQAELREQVVKFLQCVEELELYCGMCGESIGDRDQKLQALPCSHIFHLKCLQTNGTKGCPKCFKSSVKPGFV from the exons ATGAGTGTTTTTATGAGGCTCCTCGCACCAGAAATGGGCCAGGACCAAACCAAGCAGCAGATCGAAAAGGGCCTGAGGCTGTACCAGTCCAACCAGACGGACAAAGCCCTGCACGTCTGGACAAAAGTGCTGGAGAAGACCTCGGATCCCGGTGGGAAGTTTCGAGTGTTGGGGTGTCTGATCACAGCTCACTCGGAAATGGGAAAATATAAAGATATGCTGAAG TTCGCCTTAGATCAGATTGACACGGCCAGAGAAATGGAGGACCCGGACTACCTGACGGAGGGCTACCTGAACCTGGCGCGCAGCAACGAGAAGCTGTGCGACTTCCAGAAAACGGTTTCCTACTGCAAGACCTGCTTAAACATGCAGGGCACCACCGTGAGCCTGCAGCTCAACGGCCAGGTATGTCTGAGCATGGGCAACGCCTTCCTGGGCCTCAGCGTCTTCCAGAAGGCCTTGGAGAGCTACGAGAAGGCCCTGCGCTACGCTCACAACAACGACGACAAGATGCTGGAGTGCAGagtctgctgcagcctgggaaACATGTACGTCACACTTAAG GACTACGAGAAGGCCCTGTTCTTCCCATGTAAAGCCGCCGAGCTCGTCAACGACTACGGCAAAGGCTGGAGCCTCAAGTACCGCGCCATGAGCCAGTACCACATGTCTGTTGCCTACAGGAAATTGGAGCGCCTGCCAGACGCCATGGAATGCTGCGAG GAGTCTATGAAGATCGCTCTGCAGCACGGCGACCGTCCTCTGCAGGCCCTGTGCTTGCTGAACTTTGCAGACATACACCGCTGCAGGCACGATGTCGAT aAAGCATTCCCTCGTTACGAATCTGCGCTGGCCATCATGACCGAGATCGGGAACCGTCTTGGACAAACACAAGTCTACCTGGGAGTTGCCAAGTGCTGGCTTCTGCAGAAAGAGTATGACAAG GCCCTTGAATCCTTGCAGCGAGCACAGGAACTGGCGGATGGAATAGGAAACAAG CTCTGTACACTGAAGGTGCACTGCCTGAGCGAGGGCATCTATCGAAGCCAGGGGCAGCAGGCGGAGCTCCGAGAGCAGGTGGTGAAGTTCCTCCAGtgcgtggaggagctggagctctACTGCGGCATGTGTGGGGAGTCCATCGGGGACAGGGACCAAAAACTGCAGGCTTTACCCTGTTCCCACATCTTCCATCTCAA GTGTCTCCAGACAAACGGGACTAAAGGTTGCCCAAAGTGTTTCAAGTCCTCGGTGAAACCTGGGTTTGTGTGA
- the LOC101074635 gene encoding zinc-binding protein A33-like, producing the protein MATRLCEDDLLCPQCSDIYCLPVLLQCGHNICKVCLHKFWELKACRECPVCRAISIPERPPINLALKIAAEEYQGQRTSRDQGICLLHEHKLTIFCQNDEEPICLVCQTSKRHKVHECCPVVEASRQKKKEMAALLETLKKQLRKLNKTKEEWEETRTYIQNQAAENEEAIREEFDKLHKFLVEEERHRLKVLRQEEEVKKQVMSEKLKTLTEEIQNLSANVGDIEMALKEKDLPFLMGYKQTKKRAKCNIHEPECIRDILINSAKHLGSLKFGVWNKMATHVKCVPFVLDPNTAQSNLEFSEELTRVQYCRKRLLPDNPERCTSRVCVLGATGFTSGKHSWTVDVGQGQDWYIGAAGESIKRKNAVFLNPTEGFWVIGLCNGDTFWAQTSPRVKLVLKQKPGRITVKLDFDKGKVVFINAEDSTTIHTFNDRFVEKIYPYFSPGLYKDGKSSSPLTVCPRKITVNVE; encoded by the exons ATGGCGACCAGGCTCTGTGAAGATGACCTTCTCTGTCCCCAGTGCTCCGACATCTACTGCCTCCCCGTCCTCCTGCAGTGCGGCCACAACATCTGCAAAGTTTGCCTGCACAAGTTCTGGGAGCTAAAAGCTTGCCGGGAATGTCCCGTCTGCCGCGCCATCTCCATCCCAGAGAGGCCTCCCATCAACCTGGCCTTAAAGATCGCAGCCGAGGAGTACCAGGGGCAACGGACTAGTAGAGACCAAGGCATCTGCCTTTTACATGAGCATAAGCTGACGATCTTCTGCCAGAACGACGAAGAGCCTATCTGTCTGGTGTGCCAAACCTCAAAGCGGCATAAAGTTCACGAGTGTTGTCCGGTGGTGGAGGCCTCTCGGCAGAAAAAG AAAGAGATGGCTGCTCTGCTGGAGACGCTGAAGAAACAGCTCAGAAAGCTCAACAAGACtaaggaggagtgggaggaaaccagaacTTATATTCAG AATCAAGCCGCTGAAAACGAGGAAGCAATCCGGGAGGAATTTGACAAGTTGCACAAATttctggtggaggaagagagacatCGGCTGAAGGTGCtcaggcaggaagaggaggttaAGAAGCAGGTGATGTCTGAGAAGCTGAAGACCCTCACGGAGGAGATCCAGAACCTCTCGGCCAACGTCGGTGACATTGAGATGGCCCTCAAAGAAAAGGATTTGCCATTTTTAATg GGTTACAAGCAGACAAAGAAAAG GGCCAAGTGCAATATTCACGAGCCAGAGTGCATACGAGACATCCTCATCAACTCCGCAAAGCATCTCGGATCGCTGAAGTTTGGAGTCTGGAATAAGATGGCTACACATGTGAAATGTG TTCCTTTTGTTCTGGATCCAAACACAGCTCAGTCCAACCTAGAGTTTTCCGAGGAGTTAACCCGTGTGCAATACTGCAGAAAACGGTTGCTACCTGACAATCCCGAACGATGCACTAGccgcgtgtgtgtgctgggagCCACTGGTTTCACATCTGGGAAGCACAGCTGGACTGTGGACGTGGGCCAAGGCCAAGACTGGTACATCGGAGCAGCTGGAGAGTCCATCAAGAGAAAGAACGCAGTCTTCCTCAACCCGACGGAGGGTTTCTGGGTGATCGGCCTGTGCAACGGGGACACCTTCTGGGCTCAGACCTCGCCTCGCGTCAAGCTGGTGCTGAAACAGAAACCAGGGAGGATTACTGTAAAACTGGACTTTGATAAAGGGAAGGTCGTTTTTATCAACGCTGAGGATTCTACAACAATACACACATTCAATGACAGATTTGTGGAGAAGATATACCCATATTTCTCACCTGGACTGTATAAAGACGGAAAAAGCTCCAGTCCGCTAACAGTTTGTCCTCGGAAAATAACAGTTAATGTGGAGTAG